The Acidobacteriota bacterium nucleotide sequence GAGAGTCCCGACGGCCCCCTGAATTACAACTTCGATCACCCAGCCTCCATCGACTATCCGCTGATGATCGAGCACGTGCGGGCGTTGCGGGAGGGAAAGGCGGTGGAGAGCCCTCTCTACGACTTCGTCCACCATCGGCGGAGTCCCGAAACCCGCCGCGTCGACCCCCGAGCCGTCGTCTTGGTGGAGGGCATCCTGCTCTTCGTCGAACCGGAGCTGCGCAAGCTCCTGGACTTCAAGATCTTCGTCGACACCGACGCCGACATCCGCCTCATCCGCCGCCTCCGCCGCGACCTCTCCGAACGCGGCCGCCACATGAGCGACGTCCTCTCCCAATACGAATCCACCGTCCGCCCCATGCACCTAGAATTCGTCGAGCCCTCCAAACGCTGGGCCGACGTCATCATCCCCGAAGGCGGTGAGAACCGCGTGGCGTTGGAGATGGTGGTGGCGCGGGTGGAACAGCTGTTGGGGCGGTAGGGAGGATCTAGCAGCCGGTGGCGAAAGCCTGCTTCTACCCCTTGGAGGCGGATAAAGAATGCCTGGTCTCGCTGTGACGTCTGGCCTGCCCCTCTTGTCATGCGATCTGAATGAATCATCCGGGCTAGAGACTGGCTCTTTGGCAATTCCCGGTGATTTCTCCCACGCACCCAATAGCGCAAGGGTCTCTGGAATCAAGTTTCTTGAGGTTTGTAGAACAGCAGTGCTGAACGCCCAGCTGGCTCTTGGGAAGGAAGGGTCGGTGACTACACAGAGGTGCTGGGTTGTCAGCGACAACCTCTCAACGGTGGAAGACACAACGGGCACTGACAACACGCCGAAGATAACTCTGTATAGCTCTCGCATTCGTGGTCAGATCGATGTCCAGCGGTAGATCTCTCGACGTCGTCACCAAGAGTCGACGAGCTCCTCTCCTAAAGAGAACCCCCTCGTCGAGGAGCCATTTCTTCGACCCCAGGGGGAAATCCTCTACGGAGAGAACGAGAATCTCTTCGATATGTCCACCGAGAACCTTTGCTAGCTCTGCGAGAGGCCCCTGCTCCAAGTTCTTGAGCGGCGGCCGAAAGAGGCTTCGGCGATCTTGAGGCAGGTTGAAGATGGCTATGCGAAAGACCTCGGTTCGGATCGAAGTGAGCCTGGCTTCCGCACCAATCAGGATAGGGCTATCTCCGGACAGACATAAGCTACCTGTGGAGAAAAACTCTGGACCGCGCCCCGGGCTCGGTCGGAGCCTACCCCTTTGGCTCGCCAGCCCGCTCCAGCCCCGAGTGCCGACAGTTCGAAGAAGGGAAAGCTCACGATCCGAAAGGCTAGATCTATGATCAAAGGATGTTGTCATGCGGTGCTTTATCT carries:
- the udk gene encoding uridine kinase produces the protein MHPVILGVAGGTGSGKTTVARAVLDAAGRHRIAFLAQDNYYRDIEWESPDGPLNYNFDHPASIDYPLMIEHVRALREGKAVESPLYDFVHHRRSPETRRVDPRAVVLVEGILLFVEPELRKLLDFKIFVDTDADIRLIRRLRRDLSERGRHMSDVLSQYESTVRPMHLEFVEPSKRWADVIIPEGGENRVALEMVVARVEQLLGR